DNA sequence from the Malus domestica chromosome 11, GDT2T_hap1 genome:
CTGTGATTGAGGATGCGGGGCTCAATGCTATGCTTAAGGAACAGAGATTAGGATTCTGGGGTCCCAAGTTGACGATTGCGGAGAAATTTTTGCAGACGAAGAGGAAAGTAAGGACTCAATTTTTTGATTTGGTAGGGTTTTTGAGTTTTGAGATTATTGAGTaggttttagtttttaattggtCCGATCTGTTGTTTGATTGATGGGAACGTGTTAGGCAAATGAATAAAGAAGGAAGCTTTGGATTCTGAATTATAAATTGTAGGTAATGGACTGATAGTAAAATAGTTCATATGGTTTGGCGTTTTGATTTTATATGCGTTTAAGGTATATCTGTATGGTTTTGAGACATTAAGGGTGAAAGCATTTTTTGTTATGGTTTCATAATTGGTCACGGTGGAACTATTTGGCTTAGTCGATGTGAACATCTTGGGTTTGTTGGTTCCTTTTAccattataatttatatatgcagTTCATTGCATAGTGATAGTCTTCGGTTATACTGAAaggtttaatttttattcaaaaaagTATCAGATTTCTGTAAGCGTGTGTGGCAGTGTTTGAATTAGTAGCTAGTTGTGAAGTCTAAAGTCATTTGACCAAGAAGTTGTCTTTGACAGTGTATGGCTAATGCCATATTACAGCATATAAGGGTTGCCAAACTTTCAGTTTAGGATTTTTTTGGACtgtaaaactattttttctgaACTTGAAATTCTTTTTTAGATGGAAGAATCCAAGAAATTCTCTGCACTAGCTCAACCTGCTACGCATCCCGCTCACCAATTTAAAAAAAGCTTCAATGCAGCAGCTGAAACCCATGGGATGCCGCATACTGTTCATATGATTCCTACAAGCAAACCAAGTCATGCACCAATTTCCTCAGGAGGTTTCCCTGTTACTCCGTCTCTTGTTCATGTATCCACGGCAACTCCCACACCTACACAGTATCAGTTTCCCAACAATGATGTTAGAGCATCCATGGTGTCTAGTGGTTTTCCTAGCATCCATCTAGGCAGGGATTCTACTACCCCAACAGTGCTTAGAGTTGAAAGAGCCCAGTTCAGATCAGATGGAGGACCAAATGCAAATGCATCTTCTTATGCATCTCAAGTACAAGGTAACTAATGTCCTCTAACTTTACTTGTATGAAAAGGTATcctttttatggaatttttatGCGTCATTACTACTGACTCTGTCTCCTCTCTGCATATGTAAGTATTTACACCATATTTTTCCATGTGCAGCAAATTCGTCCTCAAATCATCCACTTCCATCAGTGAATGCTCCAGCTTGGTCAGTGCAAACTCAATCTGCCAAAAGTGGACCAGAACACAAGGTGCCAAATCATATATCCGTCAAAGTTGAAGGAAGTACTGGTATGAATATGCCACAGATGACTCCTGTAGCTGCACTGAATCAGAATACCAAGCCATTTGTCTCCCAATTAGCTTCTGGAAATCTACCCATTGTACATCAGCCCTTGCAACAGATGGACTTTGTTAAAGCTCATTCGCTTTCTAACAATCACAATGAAATTGCGAAAATTATTCAGAAATTATTGCAACCACAGCCTCCTGATCATCCTACATGGATTCCTCCATCAAGGGATTACATGAGTAAGTCTTTGGCTTGCCAGAGTTGCCAGCTTACCATCAATGAGGTAGACAATGTTCTTATTTGCGATGCCTGTGAGAGAGGATATCACATAATGTGTGCACAATCATCTAATCAGAGAGGAATTCCTAGAGGTGAGTGGCACTGCATGAGATGCCTGTCATTGAGCAACGGAAAGCCTTTGCCTCCCAAGTATGGACGTGTGATGAGAAGTAATATACAAGTAAAAGTCCCTTCTAACACAGCTGGAGTTCAAACATCCTTGGAGAATAAACTGGGAACTTTTGATCTAAAGGTCAATCAGCCGAAGACAACTGCAAAGGGAAGTTCTGTTTTGCAGAATATTGCTGGTATAGGTGGTGGGGCCAGCAATCACGTTGAGTCAGCACCAGATCTAAAGATTTTAAATGCAAAAGAATCTCAAGTAAAGAATCTCACATCAAGTATTAAAAATATGGATGAGAAACCTCTTTCTGGAAGTTACCCATCGATAGAAAGATCGGAGGAGAGATGTCCTGAATCAAAATCAGAGCCTCCTGCTGAACCAAAAGAAATTACTAGATCATCTAGAGTTGAAGAAAGACATTCTGAATCAATTGCAGAACCTCCTGCTGAATCAAATGTGGTGCGTCCTGTTGAACCAAAAGAAACTACTGAATTCTCTCGAGTTGAAGAGAGACCTTCTGAATCAAAAGCAGAACCTCCTGCTCAATCAAAAGCAGAGCCTCGTACTGAACCAAAAGAAATTATTGAATCATTTAGAGTTGATGAGATACCTTCTGAATCGAAGGCAGAACTTCCTCCTGAATCAAAAGAGGACCTTCCTGACGAATCAAATGCAGAGCCTCATGGTGAACCAAAGGAAACTACTGAATCATCTAGAGTTGAAGAGAGGCCTTCTGATTCAAAAGCAGAGCCTCCTGTTGAACCACAAGAAACTACTGAATCATCTAGAGTTGAAGAGATACGTTTTGAATCAAAAGCAGAACCTTCTGCTGATTTTTTCAACAAAGGTGTGGATAAGTCTGATCACTCCCAACCCCCTTCCAACACACAAGTTGTGGACTGTGCTGGGCTGCCCAACTGTTCAGAAGTTCCATCAATGATATTCCAGAATTCTACATTGAAAAACCCAGATACTTCTCACTTGGTAGGAAACTCTGGCTCCTCTTTAAGATATGACATCAAACAGGATGACCAAAGCGGTGCACAAGCAAATACTGGTGAAAGTTCTGTAGCTAGTGGTCGGGCTCTAGAGCATTTCAGATTTTGTTCAGATGGCTTGAAAGTTGTTGAATGGATTGGCGATGTAGTTCAAGGTGGTGATGAAAAAATATATTACCATACTTGTTGCATTGATGAGGTAACATATCAACTGCGAGATCATGCTCTTTTCCAGTCTAGTCATGGAAAATTGATACCCTCGAAGCTTCAGGTAAGTGAATTTTTAAGTAGCAAAATCACTTGTTTGTTTTAGAAACATTTTCATCTGTTTATGGTTATATTgagctttttttctttttattagaaGGGTTGTCATGACTTTGTAATTTCATTACAGTCCATGTGGGAGGATAGGAAAACTGGGTCAAAGTGGGCAATTGTCAACAGGTGCTACTTTCCTGGTGACTTACCAGAGAATGTTGGTCGCCCATCTACACCTGAAAGCAATGAGGTAAACGTTTATTCCTGTACGTATACGTTCTATGCGATGACCAAAAAGTACTGTGCTATGTATTTATGTCTTCTGTAAAATGTTCATATCAGTTGACAAGTAGAATGGGACTACTGATTTTGTCATATGATGCACATGATTGCGAACACATGCACCAATATGATATATCTTTCTAAAGGTACTATACTTTGCATGGTGCAATTTAATTTGACACTCTATGGTGATCTAaaggcctctctctctctcctgacATGTACAATATTTATAATATCCGTATGGAAGTTTAATATTTTTTCCTTGTTTATGTTGCAGGTCTATGAATCTAATCATGATAGCACTGTAATGGCTGGTTTGATTCGAGGTCCTTGTGAAGTTCTTTCTCCTGCTAAGTTCAGTGGAGAAACTGAAAGAAGGAGCCAGTTAGAACAAGAGGCAAATAATGAATTGCGGCCAATCTTCCTTTGCAAGTAAGGCTTTTTAGTTCTTTTATGGCACAGAAATAAATAAGTGTTTTGTACGTGTCTTCTAATGGAAGAGTGCAATTCTTTGAGTGTGTGGATCATATGGGATACTTACTCGTTGCCGTCTGTGTGTTTTCTCCACAAATTCCTAGATTCtttacacacacgcacacacacactcacaatGTATGTGTGCACAAGTGGCTTTGCTTAATGTCAGTAGCCGTTTTTTATCCTATTATGTGGTAGGATAATTCTATTTGTTATTCTGTTATTTGTTTCTTAATATTTTCACCTTattttttacttattttatATGCAGATGGATTTATGATGAGTTTAAAGGGGTATTGGAGTCTGTTCCTGAGTAATCCACTTATGCATGTATTTTTTTCTGTGGTTATTCTTCTTGGTTATGGAAACTCGATCATGCTCTCTTTGATGAGGTAGGTGACAACTGTTGTGATACTACAGCATTATATATTATAGCTTTTGTTTATTATGTTGTAATTTGGAGTAGGCTCCTCATAGGACATATTAAACAGGATGTGATAATGAATAACTTATTTAGCTGAAAAATGACATTGACAATTACCCCAtggagtgtttttttttttcttcttcatattGGAATGGTGCATAGTAGGTTTATAAGACGAATAAACAGCATTATTTGTAACTTACCTGAGAATTTTGTGTGATTTTCACCCTCCCATATcaacaaacataaaacataataaGTATGTGGATTAGTTCTTTTGTGCTGCTATTGTTGGGTGCCTAGCCTTTTGAGCTTGTGGTGGTTAGGACCTTATAGATGTGCCCTTGTTTCAGAACATCTGTAATTTGGCAaacaattcattttcttttccatgTGATTCTGAATTTGCGACCTCTCACTTTCCTCAAACTGTTTCAATGATCTGTACTTAGTTATTGTGTCAATATATTACAGGTAGCCTAGTGCAAACGGGGCATGCTTAGCTAATCTGCAAAGGAAGTTTCAACAATCATGTACTGTACAATATGTAGCTGTAGCCGTAGGTTGTATTGTAGTCGCAATAGCAATTCAAGCTATAATCTTTGAGGCCCAAGCCCCTACGCGGCGCTTCATTCTTGTTATTATGTTATCGTGTTAGTATTACTAATTAGAAATGAATATTTTCTCCTCTGTTGTCTACTATCCTTTGGATATCATTGACAATCTCTCATTCTCTGGGACTGGCTCTATAGGCAAGGGCAACGTTTTGCACTGCTTTTCCAGAAAGTGCTCTCAAGAAAACGAAACTGTCGGATTCCGAGGGGGTTGTCTATTACTCAAGACTTGTTGTATTGCCTTTTCTTATTTATACATCGATGCTTTCACTAATACTAATCTTATTTCACTAATACTAATCGGCTAtagacttataattcaacaaGAAAGTGCTTTCAAGAATGTGAAATAGTAGTGGTATTTGGCTGAAGCAAAATTGGCTAATAAAGGCTTCAAAGAGCGTACATGTGAAAAACCCCAACTTTTTGTTCTCATATGggaaatttttcaaaattttctttcgCTTTATTATATTCTGGGGGATACCCTTGTACTTTGGGCATGTAGTTTTTCAAATTGACATTCTACTACTAGAAGCTgcagattttaaattttttgttttttaattttactattACAAGCGGAAGGGAGATAGTTTGAAACTATTACGAGTTTCGAACTTGAACATCTTATCCACTAGAATATTGGACTCCATACACTTGAAGCTACATATTTTCACATCATTGATCCCTTCATCTGCTGAACTATGAAGTGTACTATATTTTACATGACACTCGATAAGCCTAATATTTGCTTACATGAAAAAAGTTCTTATTGATAGTCCAATTAGGACTTTCCAGACCATTTGTCATCAGTATGACGCTAcgaaaaaattgatcaattgaGTGCCACCTCTAAAAAATAATCTGACATTTAGACAAACTAATCAGCCAATAGTGTACGAATTTATAACTTGAGCGTAAAGTGTCCAGCTAAAAACTCAAAAGAGTTATGCTAGAAAAACCACATTTCACATACCACGTAAATTCACCAATCAACaacttttctctattttttggtACCTATCTTCTTTGTTCGAGAGTTTCAACAAGACCTTTTCATCAGGGAaagtgtttttcattttttttagcttctcacacacctcttttaTCAAACAAAGGTgtgtaaaaagttaaaaaaaaacaaaatgtgaaAATCACCTCCCTTTCACCCTATACATTTGAGGATGAGGCTTCAGTAGagatgggcaaaatacccatgggtttgggtaaccgcggttacccgcctaTTTAAAAGTTGACAGTTAtgattatgggtaaccgtttatccgtgaaatttaaatgggcggttatgagtattacccgcggttataacgggtatccatttacccatttaatttaatacatgtaaaatttactattttagcctaattttaatttttactattGAACCAGATTCAAACTCTACTCCTCGTGTTGAAGATTCCTCGTTCGGTGATGATACTAATGTGAATGTGGTAAAAacaaatctttatttttttttttactttggagTTATTGGTGATActaattcaatttatgcatatgggtGTGTGAAAAATCATGGAATGTAAACCGTTTGTTTATGCATATTGATGAATGGTGATACTAACTCAATTAATTTTGTACTCCacttttgtttgctttttttttttttttttttcttcttataacTAAGTGTACAATGTAAACCTTCTGTGATCACTTACCTTTGTTGGATTCATACTAATTGGTGTCGGTGTTCCTAAATGGGATACTAATTCAATTTGTACATTTCTTTTGTAGGCCTCTTTTGGTGACAACGAGTCGATAAGACTTTGTGATTGAACGTGATAAAGCATTAGTGTTCAAAAGTGTTTAGTTTTGGAATATTTTGGAGTTTTGAATCATCTAGTATTCAAGATAAtgactactttttgtttttagaagctTTACTTTGTAATCATATGGATTATAATTAAAGCCTTGCTTGGGTGTAGCAGAAAAATATGAttcataaactattatttcaattattggaattgtatgatgacttaaatgattaaaatagaaaaatgcatgctaaaatgtacttataacggtgtttaattgtcagaaaatgaaaattatgacaaaattttcttttgtaattttcaagttgttaaaagaaaaaacatgtagacaggTGAAAAGGggtaaatggtaaaaaaatgataaacgggtaaacgggtaaatggttatggttaaatgggtaaacggttatggttaaatgggtacacagttatgggtatggttaaccgtttataaacggttataagtatgagtataaccgtttatgtaATTACCCAACAGATAAACGGTtatgcaagtatgaacataaatggttatgggtaaataaccgcgatTACCCGTCCGTCATGACCATTACCCATCCCTAGGCTTGAATGAACCCAATGACGGAAAGTAAATGAAGGGGGCCGCTCTAAGCACCATGCCTGATTTTCAAAAGACATTGACCAACATGTtattggtctttttttttttgaatacgttgatatttttacactaaggggagggggagttTGATAAAGCCACACAAtgagcagcctaatttggtatcgaattcgccatccacgagattcaaacctaagacttctaacttccaagtgaagaggaatactaccaGACTGTAGTACTGAGTGGTAAAATGTTACTGGCCTTAAACTAAAGGGGTGCAGTGTTTCTGGTCATATTCTATATTTCCAAAATGGATAAACTCAATTGAGCCGAATCTTGATAGGGATGGATTTATCCTTGTACGAAGACAACGCGACAAGAGACAATATTCTACATAATTAGATTATAGTAATAATAACTTATCATCTCTCATCGTAGTGCCATATTGCACCTCTTCAAATTAACTAAAGACATGCGTAGAAGAGAAACTCTCTTGTAATCGATACACCAAATAATTTCTATTGAACAAATAGTGTACTGCACTTCTACTTGACCTACAAAGTAAAATAAACCAAACAATTGAAAGCGAATCCTTGAGCTTCATCGTTATCAACCATCTAgcatagcaaaaaaaaaaaaaaaaaaaaaaagtaaaaataataaaaagagtttgaaaactttgagttttaacgataatgacaaaataaaatgtaaagtgaatcgtatcaagattgactttttagtataaaaatttggtttttcgttaaagtgaaaatgaaacaaaattcTTGACCACTacacaaaaaattatttgcTTGATTCTCGTGATTGATTGCTATATATCTCATTAGAAATTTTCTAAAACCCTAAGTTTCATGCAGGCCTTCAATTCCCAATACCGTTTAGTTGCTATAGCCAAAGAACCCATACCCCTTTCATACATAAAATATCTTAATGCATAAACTAACTCAGAGCACAAAGCACAGTGCAGCAACTCAGAATTTCTTTTATGTCCCTCGCGTCACCACCATATCACCCTTTGGATAAAATTTGTTTTCTGAGAAGGACATTGTCCCAGTGCAACCCTATAGTGCCATGTAATACCCCCTCATTACGACTTAATGTCATTTTAAGAATTACGTAGTGCCTCTGTCGGTATTGACTTCTTTTTTTGATCtgcttttcaaattttaattagaTGCTAGTGCCATTAGAATTTGGTGCCGCTTTTATCCTTACAGAAAAATCATATGGAACTTGACCTAATTCTCAAccatattaatttatttcttatATGGACACACAATCGGAGGAAAAACCGTGTATAGGGATGTGCATTTTAAATCTTGTAAACCAATCAAGCATTGCAAAAGTCCCACTCTAGAATTTGTAACATATTAAAAACTAATTGAGAAATCAAATCTAAAAGAATAAAATGTCTATTGAATATATATCTACCTCTTAGGCTTATCTTTGTCGTCATATAACCCTACACCATGTTTGATTTTGCCTCATAAATTAATACCAAGATATGACTGTTTGAATGATTGTGGGAAGGCTGTTCCTCCATTGAGTTACAAAATTATGCTTCTTGGATAAGGTGGTGTAAATGGATAAGCATTTTTCAGTGGCACTCCCTCTTATGTGTAGCCGTCTCATGCCTATTACCAAAATCACATTTCGAGAGTTTATTAATTATAAACAAATCCCTAATTAGAAGCTAATTAACTATTAGTTTGTATTTGCCTGTTGGCAGAGAAATTGTTGCCCTCTTTACCAATGTTTCTATAGGCTCTCATGCTCTATCATCTACCTACAAATATATAATGGAGTTCCTTCAAACACCCCAAACTAGTGTCTAACTACTTAATTCCTAACTACGATTAATCACAATTAAACATATGCTAACGATAGAGGCTCACACGTACATGGATGCACTGGCGGATCTATATATTGTAAGAAGTGAGATCTATCTCCCCCGTGCAACAACTTCTTGTCATAATTTGCCTTACCTATTTTGATGTTATCTTTAAAGTAGAGATGAGATGTTTGATGACATACTTGTAAGAAGCTCAGGTAGCAGCGCTGGTTGTGTTTTCTCGTTTTGGCGAAGAAAAATATATGGAACCTTCATATTTCATATACGATTGCTAATCCTTGTTGGTTACGACGGTACAATTCACATGCATGCAACAACAGTTGAAAGTCCTCCACCTACGCTAATACTGATCGTCAATTAAACCCCTCACTAACTGCAGgctctgtgtgtgtgtctatatatcaAGTACAGGATGAATTTGCAAGGGAAAATATTATATTGATGGCAATAGGATTACTGGTCCCATCTGTTCCCGTAGGAGACGAGCCGCCCCTTAAGCAACAATCATAAACTTATCATATtttctaaggaaaactaatgaaaaagacttcaaaactttgagttttaacgaaaaggacaaaaatgtgttgtaagtgaatagtatcatgattgactttttagagtaaaaatgtggttttttgttaaaatgaacagtaccgggagcttttcgttaaaattccttaTTTTCTAAAGCCTTGACCTAAAGACCGAGATCTAAATgttgagagattttttttaagagaCTTTCGCGTCACATTATTTGTCACTTACAACACATATAAAGGGTTGCGTTTGGATTTCGTATGGACTCATTTTAACCTATACAAGATATATTAGACAGAAAAATACTGAAGATAACATGACACGAAAGACCCTCTTCTAAGATCTATTCTCAATATGAGGGGCCATAGCGAATAGCAGCCAAAAACTCATGACACACAACacaagaacaaaagaaaattactgCCCTCTCTTTTTTGACCACTCTTACTCAGCTACATGTTAACTTTTCCCACCCATTTCTTCAAAAACCCCCCAAGAtaacaatgaactaattcaagTACTACTCCATTGATATAAAAGGTCACCCGACCATCCAACGGAAAATATCAGTTCAAACTAATTAAGAGTAGTCATATCCACATCCATTTACTATCATGATAGAAAAAAGAGGGTACGTAATCACTTTGTATGGACATATTGCATGGCTTAATTGGGAGGAATGTGAATTATGGATTATAAAAGCAAAAGCTATGTATGGCTATAAATATAATGTTAAATATAGAGAAGAGGGTAGTTAATTGGGAAGTTAAAGATAAAGgtgatggagaagaagaagaaatggtcTGGCAACCGGCGACCATCACGCTGTGTTGTAGAATTTGAGAGAGCAATCAGCAAAAGCAAGAGCAGTTTCCGGGTCTTCAGAGTCAAATTTAAAAAGGGGCACATCAGGGTCACCTACAGATTAATTACACTACGTTTTGTGAAAATTGTGCCTGGCTTTCCCACTCTCTTTTAGAGTGCGTATCAAGAAAATGTAGCTCAACAAATTTCTATGGTCTCCCTTTCTGGGGGTAATACTCTCCAGGGTCTCTATTTTGGACGTTTGTTTTTCGAATATTTGATGTTGAGATGAATAATACAAGATTAGTGGTGGTTTTCCTCTGTTGGAATTTAAGTAAATTAACAGAAACTCTAATCACAATTctcaatatacatatatatttatatatacatcGTTAGTCTCAAACCTCGAGAAGCCAGGGATGTTAAGTAGTTTCTTCTACCCACTAAGAGACCTTATGTTCACATGGTGATAGGGCCAAGAACGCTGAACGTATTTCTCTGTGAGCAGGGAACTCTTGCACTTATAGAAGCAATGACAGCCAACTCCTATCTATCGTGGAGGGTTGGTTATTTTCCCATTTCTTCAAATCCTGATCGTGTAGAGGTGGTTGTGATCAGTGCTTACTTTCAAATGCACGATGAAAGTATACCCCTCAATTATATGATGTAGCTTTCCACGTATCCAAACTCTTACTACCAACATATTATTTCTCCTTTATCTTTAACTAGTTGAGTCCACATAGGATTCTTACATcctcataaataaaaaatatccaGATATTgtaatttagagagagaagaaaaaaattgtgagAGTTGTGGTTCTGTTCTCTACATGGAAccttacatacatacatacatacatatatatatatttctcctCTTAGGCTTtacactagtaaaaaaaaactttgtgcGACAAAACACACATCGTTGCGCAAAGTGGCTTTGCGCTTCAAGATTTTTAAAATTGTCACACAacgtatataaaaaaaagagaaacttTGGTTCTGGTTTCTAGTTGACAAAAATCttggattgaaactttattAATTTGAATACTTCGATTGAAAGACAAAATGTTAAATTTCAAtattaattaagaaatttaaGAATGAAAATTTATAATTCCTCCCTATAATCATACAAAGTTTATACCATATgaggattttt
Encoded proteins:
- the LOC103448356 gene encoding uncharacterized protein isoform X4; translation: MDPPLNAQLTQSSPPAFSIGEKRPIGNGGEGDLGTQLNKKPRLGPNSEKDLRRVAEIVLALSTMAKIRGGKKPTEPEIRLMGEARSKLVELCEGLAPKDIVGRDAIGAVIEDAGLNAMLKEQRLGFWGPKLTIAEKFLQTKRKMEESKKFSALAQPATHPAHQFKKSFNAAAETHGMPHTVHMIPTSKPSHAPISSGGFPVTPSLVHVSTATPTPTQYQFPNNDVRASMVSSGFPSIHLGRDSTTPTVLRVERAQFRSDGGPNANASSYASQVQANSSSNHPLPSVNAPAWSVQTQSAKSGPEHKVPNHISVKVEGSTGMNMPQMTPVAALNQNTKPFVSQLASGNLPIVHQPLQQMDFVKAHSLSNNHNEIAKIIQKLLQPQPPDHPTWIPPSRDYMSKSLACQSCQLTINEVDNVLICDACERGYHIMCAQSSNQRGIPRGEWHCMRCLSLSNGKPLPPKYGRVMRSNIQVKVPSNTAGVQTSLENKLGTFDLKVNQPKTTAKGSSVLQNIAGIGGGASNHVESAPDLKILNAKESQVKNLTSSIKNMDEKPLSGSYPSIERSEERCPESKSEPPAEPKEITRSSRVEERHSESIAEPPAESNVVRPVEPKETTEFSRVEERPSESKAEPPAQSKAEPRTEPKEIIESFRVDEIPSESKAELPPESKEDLPDESNAEPHGEPKETTESSRVEERPSDSKAEPPVEPQETTESSRVEEIRFESKAEPSADFFNKGVDKSDHSQPPSNTQVVDCAGLPNCSEVPSMIFQNSTLKNPDTSHLVGNSGSSLRYDIKQDDQSGAQANTGESSVASGRALEHFRFCSDGLKVVEWIGDVVQGGDEKIYYHTCCIDEVTYQLRDHALFQSSHGKLIPSKLQSMWEDRKTGSKWAIVNRCYFPGDLPENVGRPSTPESNELTSRMGLLILSYDAHDCEHMHQYDISF
- the LOC103448356 gene encoding uncharacterized protein isoform X2, whose product is MDPPLNAQLTQSSPPAFSIGEKRPIGNGGEGDLGTQLNKKPRLGPNSEKDLRRVAEIVLALSTMAKIRGGKKPTEPEIRLMGEARSKLVELCEGLAPKDIVGRDAIGAVIEDAGLNAMLKEQRLGFWGPKLTIAEKFLQTKRKMEESKKFSALAQPATHPAHQFKKSFNAAAETHGMPHTVHMIPTSKPSHAPISSGGFPVTPSLVHVSTATPTPTQYQFPNNDVRASMVSSGFPSIHLGRDSTTPTVLRVERAQFRSDGGPNANASSYASQVQANSSSNHPLPSVNAPAWSVQTQSAKSGPEHKVPNHISVKVEGSTGMNMPQMTPVAALNQNTKPFVSQLASGNLPIVHQPLQQMDFVKAHSLSNNHNEIAKIIQKLLQPQPPDHPTWIPPSRDYMSKSLACQSCQLTINEVDNVLICDACERGYHIMCAQSSNQRGIPRGEWHCMRCLSLSNGKPLPPKYGRVMRSNIQVKVPSNTAGVQTSLENKLGTFDLKVNQPKTTAKGSSVLQNIAGIGGGASNHVESAPDLKILNAKESQVKNLTSSIKNMDEKPLSGSYPSIERSEERCPESKSEPPAEPKEITRSSRVEERHSESIAEPPAESNVVRPVEPKETTEFSRVEERPSESKAEPPAQSKAEPRTEPKEIIESFRVDEIPSESKAELPPESKEDLPDESNAEPHGEPKETTESSRVEERPSDSKAEPPVEPQETTESSRVEEIRFESKAEPSADFFNKGVDKSDHSQPPSNTQVVDCAGLPNCSEVPSMIFQNSTLKNPDTSHLVGNSGSSLRYDIKQDDQSGAQANTGESSVASGRALEHFRFCSDGLKVVEWIGDVVQGGDEKIYYHTCCIDEVTYQLRDHALFQSSHGKLIPSKLQSMWEDRKTGSKWAIVNRCYFPGDLPENVGRPSTPESNEVYESNHDSTVMAGLIRGPCEVLSPAKFSGETERRSQLEQEANNELRPIFLCKWIYDEFKGVLESVPE
- the LOC103448356 gene encoding uncharacterized protein isoform X3 yields the protein MDPPLNAQLTQSSPPAFSIGEKRPIGNGGEGDLGTQLNKKPRLGPNSEKDLRRVAEIVLALSTMAKIRGGKKPTEPEIRLMGEARSKLVELCEGLAPKDIVGRDAIGAVIEDAGLNAMLKEQRLGFWGPKLTIAEKFLQTKRKVRTQFFDLMEESKKFSALAQPATHPAHQFKKSFNAAAETHGMPHTVHMIPTSKPSHAPISSGGFPVTPSLVHVSTATPTPTQYQFPNNDVRASMVSSGFPSIHLGRDSTTPTVLRVERAQFRSDGGPNANASSYASQVQANSSSNHPLPSVNAPAWSVQTQSAKSGPEHKVPNHISVKVEGSTGMNMPQMTPVAALNQNTKPFVSQLASGNLPIVHQPLQQMDFVKAHSLSNNHNEIAKIIQKLLQPQPPDHPTWIPPSRDYMSKSLACQSCQLTINEVDNVLICDACERGYHIMCAQSSNQRGIPRGEWHCMRCLSLSNGKPLPPKYGRVMRSNIQVKVPSNTAGVQTSLENKLGTFDLKVNQPKTTAKGSSVLQNIAGIGGGASNHVESAPDLKILNAKESQVKNLTSSIKNMDEKPLSGSYPSIERSEERCPESKSEPPAEPKEITRSSRVEERHSESIAEPPAESNVVRPVEPKETTEFSRVEERPSESKAEPPAQSKAEPRTEPKEIIESFRVDEIPSESKAELPPESKEDLPDESNAEPHGEPKETTESSRVEERPSDSKAEPPVEPQETTESSRVEEIRFESKAEPSADFFNKGVDKSDHSQPPSNTQVVDCAGLPNCSEVPSMIFQNSTLKNPDTSHLVGNSGSSLRYDIKQDDQSGAQANTGESSVASGRALEHFRFCSDGLKVVEWIGDVVQGGDEKIYYHTCCIDEVTYQLRDHALFQSSHGKLIPSKLQSMWEDRKTGSKWAIVNRCYFPGDLPENVGRPSTPESNELTSRMGLLILSYDAHDCEHMHQYDISF
- the LOC103448356 gene encoding uncharacterized protein isoform X1; the encoded protein is MDPPLNAQLTQSSPPAFSIGEKRPIGNGGEGDLGTQLNKKPRLGPNSEKDLRRVAEIVLALSTMAKIRGGKKPTEPEIRLMGEARSKLVELCEGLAPKDIVGRDAIGAVIEDAGLNAMLKEQRLGFWGPKLTIAEKFLQTKRKVRTQFFDLMEESKKFSALAQPATHPAHQFKKSFNAAAETHGMPHTVHMIPTSKPSHAPISSGGFPVTPSLVHVSTATPTPTQYQFPNNDVRASMVSSGFPSIHLGRDSTTPTVLRVERAQFRSDGGPNANASSYASQVQANSSSNHPLPSVNAPAWSVQTQSAKSGPEHKVPNHISVKVEGSTGMNMPQMTPVAALNQNTKPFVSQLASGNLPIVHQPLQQMDFVKAHSLSNNHNEIAKIIQKLLQPQPPDHPTWIPPSRDYMSKSLACQSCQLTINEVDNVLICDACERGYHIMCAQSSNQRGIPRGEWHCMRCLSLSNGKPLPPKYGRVMRSNIQVKVPSNTAGVQTSLENKLGTFDLKVNQPKTTAKGSSVLQNIAGIGGGASNHVESAPDLKILNAKESQVKNLTSSIKNMDEKPLSGSYPSIERSEERCPESKSEPPAEPKEITRSSRVEERHSESIAEPPAESNVVRPVEPKETTEFSRVEERPSESKAEPPAQSKAEPRTEPKEIIESFRVDEIPSESKAELPPESKEDLPDESNAEPHGEPKETTESSRVEERPSDSKAEPPVEPQETTESSRVEEIRFESKAEPSADFFNKGVDKSDHSQPPSNTQVVDCAGLPNCSEVPSMIFQNSTLKNPDTSHLVGNSGSSLRYDIKQDDQSGAQANTGESSVASGRALEHFRFCSDGLKVVEWIGDVVQGGDEKIYYHTCCIDEVTYQLRDHALFQSSHGKLIPSKLQSMWEDRKTGSKWAIVNRCYFPGDLPENVGRPSTPESNEVYESNHDSTVMAGLIRGPCEVLSPAKFSGETERRSQLEQEANNELRPIFLCKWIYDEFKGVLESVPE